A single genomic interval of Methyloceanibacter caenitepidi harbors:
- the trpS gene encoding tryptophan--tRNA ligase yields MQDTPTHKTRIFSGVQPTGNLHLGNYLGAIKRFVEMQADHECLYCVVDLHAITVFQDPDELTHNTREVTAAYIAAGIDPTQSTIFNQSQVSGHAELAWILNCVARIGWLNRMTQFKEKAGKDREKASAGLYIYPNLMAADVLLYHATHVPVGEDQKQHIELARDIAQKFNNDFAETIARVGYPGGFFPLPEPVIAGAATRVMSFRDGTKKMSKSDPSDLSRINMTDDEDTIAKKIRKAKTDPEPLPSEVDGLKERPEADNLVGIYAALAGTGKDAVLADYGGGEFSAFKGALVELATEKLTPIGDEMRRLLSDPVEIDRILADGAARAHSVADPILAKTKDIIGFIRS; encoded by the coding sequence ATGCAAGACACTCCGACACATAAGACCCGGATCTTCTCCGGGGTTCAGCCGACGGGCAATCTGCATCTCGGCAACTATCTCGGGGCGATCAAACGCTTCGTGGAGATGCAGGCGGACCATGAGTGCCTGTACTGCGTGGTGGACCTGCACGCCATCACCGTGTTCCAGGACCCGGACGAGCTGACCCACAACACGCGCGAGGTCACGGCCGCCTATATCGCGGCCGGCATCGACCCGACGCAAAGCACGATCTTCAATCAGAGCCAGGTGTCGGGCCATGCGGAGCTCGCCTGGATCCTCAACTGCGTCGCCCGCATCGGCTGGCTCAACCGCATGACCCAGTTCAAGGAGAAGGCGGGCAAGGACCGCGAGAAGGCGTCCGCCGGTCTCTACATCTATCCGAACCTCATGGCGGCCGACGTGCTGCTCTATCACGCCACGCACGTACCGGTGGGCGAGGATCAGAAGCAGCATATCGAGCTCGCCCGCGACATCGCCCAGAAGTTCAACAACGATTTCGCAGAGACGATTGCGCGCGTCGGCTATCCGGGCGGTTTCTTCCCGCTGCCCGAACCCGTGATCGCGGGCGCGGCCACACGCGTCATGAGCTTCCGCGACGGCACCAAGAAGATGTCGAAGTCCGATCCGTCCGATCTCAGCCGGATCAACATGACCGACGACGAGGACACGATCGCCAAGAAGATCAGGAAGGCGAAGACCGATCCGGAGCCCCTGCCGTCCGAAGTGGACGGCTTGAAGGAACGTCCCGAGGCCGACAATCTCGTCGGCATCTACGCGGCGCTGGCCGGGACGGGCAAGGACGCCGTGCTCGCGGACTACGGCGGGGGCGAGTTCTCGGCCTTCAAGGGCGCGCTGGTGGAACTGGCCACGGAGAAGCTCACGCCCATCGGGGATGAGATGCGCCGGCTGCTGTCGGACCCGGTCGAGATCGACCGCATCTTGGCCGACGGCGCGGCCCGCGCGCACAGCGTGGCCGATCCCATCCTGGCCAAAACCAAGGACATCATCGGCTTCATTAGAAGCTAG
- the msrA gene encoding peptide-methionine (S)-S-oxide reductase MsrA translates to MLKSLTIPSAAEAMTGRDHAIPTAQTHFVNGAPLKGPYPQGAQMALFGLGCFWGAERKFWQLPGVAVTAVGYAGGPTPNPTYDEVCTGRTGHTEAVLVVFDPNEISYDDLLRVFWESHDPTQGMRQGNDVGTQYRSAIYTFSDEQAAAAQRSKAAYEAALKAQGMGAITTEIAPAPTFYFAEAYHQQYLAKNPAGYCGLGGTGVACPIGTGVEA, encoded by the coding sequence ATGCTCAAATCCCTCACCATACCCAGCGCCGCGGAGGCCATGACCGGCCGCGATCATGCGATCCCGACGGCGCAGACCCATTTCGTCAACGGCGCGCCCCTCAAGGGCCCCTACCCGCAAGGCGCGCAAATGGCGCTGTTCGGCCTCGGCTGTTTCTGGGGCGCGGAGCGGAAATTCTGGCAGCTGCCCGGCGTGGCTGTAACGGCCGTGGGCTATGCGGGCGGGCCGACGCCGAACCCCACCTATGACGAAGTGTGCACCGGACGGACCGGGCACACCGAGGCGGTGCTCGTCGTGTTCGATCCCAACGAGATCAGCTACGACGATCTCCTGAGGGTGTTCTGGGAGAGCCACGACCCGACCCAAGGCATGCGCCAGGGCAACGACGTGGGCACCCAGTACCGCTCGGCGATCTATACGTTCTCGGACGAGCAGGCCGCGGCCGCGCAAAGATCGAAGGCGGCCTACGAGGCGGCGCTCAAGGCGCAAGGCATGGGCGCCATCACGACCGAGATCGCGCCTGCCCCGACCTTCTATTTCGCGGAAGCCTATCACCAGCAATACCTCGCCAAGAACCCGGCGGGGTATTGCGGACTTGGCGGCACGGGCGTCGCCTGCCCCATCGGGACCGGCGTCGAAGCCTAA
- a CDS encoding DEAD/DEAH box helicase — MLDFDTLGLAPALNEALSRAGFSTPTPIQDQAIPLALEGHDILGLAQTGTGKTLAFGLPLIEHLLAAPGRPAPKTAKALILAPTRELVNQIADSLRVLTAKTKLHVATVVGGASLYNQIKMLGRGTDILVATPGRLIDLMDRRAVDLSTVRHLVLDEADQMLDMGFIHALRKIAPRLGTPRQTMLFSATMPKQMEELAHTYLNDPKRVQVAPPGKVADKITQSVHFLEKSEKPAKLRDILSSDLDATTLVFARTKHGAEKLSKSLIADGYNAASIHGNKTQGQRDRAIKAFREGRVTVLVATDVASRGIDIKGVVYVINYDLPEVPDSYVHRIGRTARAGREGEAIALCAPDEAGLLRQIQRLMKFDIPVASGTPPTGGREGKPVRRPNQHKRGGQKQASGASRPERSKRRRPPRRRAA, encoded by the coding sequence TTGTTAGACTTCGATACGCTCGGCCTCGCGCCGGCTTTGAACGAGGCGCTTTCCCGCGCCGGATTTTCCACTCCCACCCCTATTCAAGACCAGGCGATCCCGCTGGCCCTCGAAGGCCACGACATTCTCGGCCTTGCCCAGACGGGCACCGGCAAGACTCTCGCTTTCGGCCTGCCGCTGATCGAGCATCTGCTCGCGGCGCCCGGACGGCCCGCACCGAAAACCGCCAAGGCGCTCATCCTCGCGCCGACGCGCGAGCTGGTGAACCAGATCGCCGACAGTTTGCGCGTCCTCACGGCGAAAACGAAACTGCACGTAGCGACCGTGGTTGGCGGCGCGTCGCTCTACAACCAGATCAAGATGCTCGGCCGCGGCACCGATATCCTCGTGGCGACGCCCGGGCGTCTCATCGACCTGATGGACCGCAGGGCGGTCGATCTTAGCACCGTGCGTCACCTCGTCCTGGATGAGGCCGATCAGATGCTCGACATGGGCTTTATCCATGCGCTGCGGAAGATCGCGCCCCGGCTGGGCACGCCGCGCCAGACCATGCTGTTCTCGGCCACGATGCCGAAGCAGATGGAAGAACTCGCCCACACGTACCTCAACGATCCGAAGCGTGTGCAAGTCGCGCCGCCCGGCAAGGTCGCCGACAAGATCACCCAGTCGGTGCACTTCCTCGAGAAGTCGGAGAAGCCCGCGAAACTGCGCGACATTCTTTCAAGCGATCTCGATGCCACGACGCTCGTCTTTGCACGCACCAAGCACGGCGCCGAGAAGCTCTCGAAAAGCCTGATCGCCGACGGCTACAACGCCGCCTCAATCCACGGCAACAAGACGCAAGGCCAACGGGACCGCGCCATCAAGGCGTTCCGCGAGGGCCGCGTGACGGTGCTCGTGGCGACCGACGTCGCCTCGCGCGGCATCGACATCAAGGGCGTGGTCTATGTCATCAACTATGATCTGCCCGAGGTGCCCGACAGCTACGTGCACCGCATCGGGCGGACAGCCCGTGCGGGCCGCGAAGGCGAAGCCATCGCTCTCTGCGCTCCGGACGAAGCGGGCCTGCTGCGTCAGATCCAGCGGCTGATGAAGTTCGACATTCCGGTCGCGAGCGGCACGCCGCCGACGGGCGGCCGCGAGGGCAAGCCGGTGCGCCGGCCGAACCAGCACAAGCGAGGCGGTCAGAAGCAGGCGTCCGGCGCCTCAAGGCCGGAGCGCAGCAAGCGCCGCAGGCCGCCCCGGCGCCGCGCGGCGTAG
- the sthA gene encoding Si-specific NAD(P)(+) transhydrogenase: MDKVDMLVIGSGPAGRRAAVQSAKFGKSVLVVDRGRRLGGVSVHTGTIPSKTLRETVLNLSGWRERGFYGRSYRVKQDISAVDLTERLYKTLDHEVEVLEHQFMRNMVDFALASARFIGPNEVELTTESEETWRVGFDKAVIAVGTRPFRPGHVPFDGKRIYDSDDILEIEHLPRSLTVIGGGVIGVEYATIFSALDVPVTLIEGRDTILDFLDKEIVEDFIHQMRDRGMIVRLGAAVKDITQSDHRVSIALNDGRKVSSEFVLFAAGRSGNVESLNLEAIGLEPDKRGRLKVDPETFQSAVPNIYAAGDVIGFPSLASTSMEQGRLAACHAFGMPAPPPPEAFPYGIYAVPEISTVGQSEEEVRANGTPYECGVARFRETSRGHIMGVDNGFLKLIFALDTRRLLGAHIIGEGATELIHIGQAVINLKGTVDFFVENTFNYPTLAEAYKVAGLDAWNRMSQI; the protein is encoded by the coding sequence ATGGACAAGGTGGATATGTTGGTGATCGGCAGCGGGCCCGCAGGGCGGCGGGCGGCTGTCCAGTCGGCGAAGTTCGGGAAGTCGGTCCTGGTCGTCGATCGGGGACGGCGGCTCGGCGGCGTTTCCGTCCACACCGGCACGATCCCGTCGAAGACGTTGCGCGAGACCGTCCTGAACCTGAGTGGCTGGCGTGAGCGCGGGTTCTACGGGCGCTCCTACCGGGTGAAGCAGGACATCAGCGCCGTCGACCTCACCGAGCGCCTCTACAAGACACTCGATCACGAAGTCGAGGTGCTCGAGCACCAGTTCATGCGCAACATGGTCGACTTCGCCCTCGCATCGGCTCGCTTCATCGGCCCCAATGAGGTCGAGCTGACCACGGAGTCCGAAGAGACCTGGCGCGTGGGCTTCGACAAGGCCGTGATAGCGGTTGGCACTCGTCCCTTCCGCCCCGGACACGTTCCGTTCGACGGCAAGCGGATCTACGACAGCGACGATATCCTGGAGATCGAGCACCTGCCCCGCTCGCTCACTGTGATCGGCGGCGGCGTGATCGGCGTCGAATACGCGACGATCTTTTCGGCGCTCGATGTTCCCGTCACGCTCATCGAAGGACGCGACACCATTCTCGACTTTCTCGACAAGGAGATTGTCGAGGACTTCATCCACCAGATGCGCGACCGCGGCATGATCGTCCGCCTCGGCGCCGCGGTGAAGGACATCACTCAGTCCGATCATCGCGTTTCGATTGCGCTGAACGACGGGCGCAAGGTGTCGTCGGAATTCGTGCTGTTCGCTGCCGGCCGCTCCGGCAACGTGGAGAGCCTGAACCTCGAGGCGATCGGGCTCGAGCCTGACAAGCGCGGCAGGCTGAAGGTCGATCCGGAGACGTTTCAGAGCGCCGTCCCCAACATCTATGCGGCCGGCGACGTGATCGGCTTCCCGAGCCTTGCCTCCACGTCCATGGAACAAGGGCGTCTCGCCGCTTGTCATGCTTTCGGCATGCCTGCCCCGCCGCCGCCCGAAGCGTTTCCCTACGGCATTTATGCGGTGCCCGAAATCTCCACCGTGGGGCAATCGGAGGAAGAGGTGCGGGCCAACGGCACACCCTACGAATGCGGCGTGGCGCGGTTCCGCGAGACATCGCGCGGCCACATCATGGGCGTCGACAACGGGTTCCTGAAGCTGATCTTCGCGCTGGACACACGCAGGCTCCTCGGCGCGCACATCATCGGCGAGGGCGCGACCGAGCTGATCCACATCGGCCAGGCGGTGATCAACCTCAAAGGTACGGTCGATTTCTTCGTCGAGAACACGTTCAACTACCCGACCCTTGCCGAGGCCTACAAGGTGGCCGGGCTCGATGCGTGGAATCGCATGAGCCAGATTTAG
- a CDS encoding AMP-binding protein, which yields MNINIAPSVNINSILRDWVERQPARRLFAFVNSRGETLEDYDYVGFAARVETLAARLAETDGLRPGDRVVLTYQPGLELVAALFACSKVGLIPIPTPPLSAFDFVAWVGRIDHIVADSGASLWLACGRTLEFFADGRQRYTDPMSRAGADSLDALPVVETTAIETDPNAAAPEKPHPIAFLQYTSGSTSNPKGVCVSHQNLIANCRAVVDYDNQIAVTWLPQHHDMGLIGYYIYAVLSGGTTWGMSPRSFMQNPSIWLELLTRHKATATSVPNFALELCLNERHVPPADLDRYDLSSLRMLMVAAEPVSPETFEAFRRKFARCGLKDEGFFTAYGLAEFTLAVSSRGRRAISVDRRRLAQGQASVVTETTGVSHALPLMSCGRALGDTDIRIVDPDTGIEVPDGRTGEIWCAGAGRAMGYWQKPEDNRDIFDARLVGAAGVDTPFLRTGDIGFMQDGELFVCGRLKDMIIIRGQNIYPEDIEALALQVYPQLRRNGVVAFSSGDGTETDITLVAEIARGNEMPDEVEIVRVIREGLQVPVARVVFVPPRSVARTSSGKVRRARTREFLETGQMPLLLDTRHALAAARTDGKSDVYELELLKDRYGITGEEDYTLFDAGIDSLDLVVFLNWIKDSLVDRNAPELAERVNPRLLSSISIRDLFALVRQFVTAPAAATRAMAEFFAHAYEARVAAEKEKMLADRSYHAVDRRAANPPGQKIGTLLTGGTGFLGPFLIDALLKQSDEDLHVLVRGRSLEQARARLDKAFLENITGPDSRKAYEKRVHVVLGDLEAPRLGLDEAAWSRLADGVDTVYHNGALVNYLLTYDHMRAANVVGTSEVLDLCFTGRDKVLNYLSTTFIFGWAVKDFLYESDNNDAMDRLDFGYSQTKWAAEQKVFAAMRQGLKARVFRPSLVTPALNGNGGNLDIALRLLSFIVKHGLGVTAGNQVSFMPADISADNMIAIARQEETLGQTFHVVRDHHETMPMITDIIAQRLGTCFDMYDLKSFVPQVIRRCTRADPLYPLLDFLVGSVDNISRMEFKRYESSNYQLARDRAAATHADPPLDVVVDGILRFLKVRNLL from the coding sequence GTGAACATCAACATCGCCCCGTCCGTCAATATCAATTCCATCCTGCGAGATTGGGTCGAGCGGCAGCCCGCACGCCGGTTGTTCGCCTTCGTCAATTCCCGGGGCGAGACGCTCGAGGACTATGACTATGTGGGGTTCGCGGCGCGCGTAGAGACGCTCGCGGCGCGGCTTGCCGAAACGGACGGCTTGCGGCCGGGCGACCGTGTTGTCCTGACCTACCAGCCGGGGCTCGAACTGGTGGCGGCGTTGTTCGCCTGTTCGAAAGTCGGGCTGATTCCCATACCGACGCCGCCGCTGAGCGCCTTCGATTTCGTTGCCTGGGTCGGGCGGATCGACCACATCGTTGCGGACAGCGGCGCAAGTCTGTGGCTCGCCTGCGGGCGCACGCTCGAGTTTTTTGCCGATGGGCGCCAACGCTATACCGATCCGATGTCGCGCGCGGGGGCGGACAGTCTCGATGCGCTGCCCGTGGTCGAGACGACGGCGATCGAGACTGATCCGAATGCCGCGGCGCCGGAGAAGCCACACCCGATCGCCTTTCTTCAATACACGTCCGGTTCGACGAGCAATCCCAAGGGCGTCTGCGTTTCGCACCAAAACCTGATCGCGAACTGCCGTGCCGTGGTCGACTACGACAACCAGATCGCGGTGACCTGGCTGCCACAGCACCACGACATGGGGCTGATCGGCTACTACATCTACGCGGTGCTCTCGGGTGGCACCACATGGGGAATGTCGCCGCGTTCCTTCATGCAGAACCCGTCCATTTGGCTGGAACTGCTGACACGCCACAAGGCGACAGCGACCTCCGTTCCGAACTTCGCGCTGGAGCTCTGCCTCAACGAGCGCCATGTCCCACCCGCCGATCTCGATCGCTACGATCTTTCTTCGCTGCGCATGCTGATGGTCGCGGCCGAGCCCGTCTCGCCCGAAACGTTCGAGGCATTCCGGCGGAAATTCGCGCGCTGCGGTCTCAAGGACGAAGGCTTCTTCACCGCTTATGGCCTTGCGGAGTTCACGCTCGCGGTGTCGAGCCGCGGGCGCCGCGCCATCTCCGTGGATCGGCGCCGTCTGGCCCAAGGTCAGGCGTCGGTCGTCACCGAAACGACGGGCGTGAGTCATGCGCTGCCCCTCATGAGCTGCGGGCGTGCGCTCGGCGACACGGATATTCGGATCGTCGATCCCGACACCGGCATTGAGGTGCCGGATGGTCGGACCGGCGAGATCTGGTGCGCCGGCGCCGGACGCGCGATGGGCTATTGGCAGAAGCCGGAAGACAACCGCGACATCTTCGATGCTCGGTTGGTCGGCGCCGCCGGTGTTGACACGCCGTTTCTGCGCACCGGCGATATCGGCTTCATGCAGGACGGAGAACTCTTCGTCTGCGGCCGCCTTAAGGACATGATTATCATCCGTGGGCAGAATATTTACCCAGAGGATATCGAAGCGTTGGCGCTGCAAGTTTATCCCCAACTGCGCCGCAACGGCGTCGTGGCGTTCTCAAGCGGCGACGGGACGGAGACGGACATTACGCTGGTGGCCGAGATCGCGCGGGGCAACGAGATGCCGGACGAAGTCGAGATCGTCCGCGTGATCCGCGAGGGGCTCCAGGTTCCCGTGGCGCGCGTCGTATTTGTGCCGCCGCGCTCGGTCGCCCGCACGAGTTCGGGCAAGGTGCGCCGCGCCCGCACGCGCGAGTTCTTGGAAACCGGACAGATGCCGCTCCTTCTCGACACGCGCCACGCTCTGGCGGCCGCGCGGACGGACGGGAAGTCAGATGTCTATGAGCTAGAGCTGTTGAAGGACCGCTACGGCATCACCGGCGAAGAGGACTACACGCTGTTCGACGCAGGGATCGACTCGCTCGATCTCGTCGTGTTCCTGAATTGGATCAAGGACTCGCTCGTCGATCGCAATGCGCCGGAGCTGGCCGAGCGGGTTAATCCGCGCCTTCTGTCGTCGATCTCCATTCGTGATCTGTTTGCCCTTGTTCGTCAGTTCGTGACGGCGCCCGCCGCCGCCACCCGGGCCATGGCCGAGTTCTTCGCGCATGCCTATGAGGCGCGCGTCGCCGCCGAGAAGGAGAAGATGCTCGCGGATCGCAGCTATCATGCGGTCGACCGCCGCGCCGCCAACCCACCCGGCCAAAAAATCGGAACGCTGCTCACGGGCGGGACCGGCTTTCTCGGCCCGTTCCTGATCGACGCGCTCCTCAAGCAATCGGACGAGGACCTGCACGTGTTGGTGCGGGGGCGCAGCCTCGAGCAGGCTCGCGCGCGTCTGGACAAGGCCTTCCTCGAAAACATCACCGGCCCGGACAGTCGCAAGGCCTACGAGAAACGGGTTCACGTGGTCCTCGGAGATCTGGAGGCGCCGCGTCTCGGTCTCGACGAGGCGGCCTGGTCTCGCCTGGCTGACGGCGTCGATACGGTCTATCACAACGGCGCGCTGGTGAATTACCTGCTCACTTACGATCACATGCGGGCCGCGAACGTTGTCGGCACGTCCGAGGTTCTGGACCTCTGCTTTACCGGCCGCGACAAGGTGCTCAACTACCTCTCGACCACCTTCATCTTCGGCTGGGCCGTCAAGGATTTCCTCTACGAGAGCGACAATAACGACGCCATGGACCGTCTCGACTTCGGCTACAGCCAGACAAAATGGGCTGCCGAGCAGAAGGTCTTCGCCGCCATGCGGCAGGGCCTCAAGGCGCGCGTCTTCCGGCCATCGCTGGTGACGCCGGCGCTCAACGGCAACGGCGGCAACCTCGACATCGCGTTGCGCCTGCTGAGCTTCATCGTCAAGCACGGCCTCGGCGTCACCGCGGGCAATCAGGTGAGCTTCATGCCGGCCGACATCTCCGCCGACAATATGATCGCCATCGCGCGCCAAGAGGAGACGCTGGGTCAGACTTTCCATGTGGTGCGCGACCACCACGAGACCATGCCGATGATCACCGACATCATCGCGCAGCGCCTCGGTACGTGTTTCGATATGTACGACCTGAAGAGTTTCGTGCCTCAGGTCATCCGCCGCTGCACGCGGGCCGACCCGCTCTATCCGCTGCTCGATTTTCTCGTGGGGTCCGTCGACAACATCTCGCGGATGGAGTTCAAGCGTTACGAGAGCAGCAACTACCAACTCGCCCGCGACCGGGCCGCGGCTACCCATGCCGACCCGCCGCTCGACGTGGTCGTCGATGGTATCTTGCGCTTTCTGAAGGTCCGGAACCTGCTTTAG
- a CDS encoding cupin domain-containing protein, with translation MPNWTESPGGINAISGEDHGSYGEIVLGDTVGLSQFGVRMERLPPGSRSSVRHWHENEDEFVYVISGQLVLVEDAETVLNAGDAAAWRAGVPTAHCLENRSGDAATILIVGTRATEETVHYPDHGAVLHRTAAGIRLTTPEGAPFERKR, from the coding sequence ATGCCCAACTGGACTGAAAGCCCTGGCGGCATCAATGCAATTTCCGGTGAGGACCATGGATCTTACGGTGAGATCGTGCTCGGCGACACGGTGGGTCTCAGTCAGTTTGGGGTGCGGATGGAGCGGCTGCCGCCCGGTTCGCGCTCGTCCGTCCGGCATTGGCACGAGAACGAGGACGAATTCGTCTACGTGATCTCAGGTCAACTCGTTCTCGTTGAAGACGCCGAGACCGTGCTCAACGCAGGCGATGCAGCAGCTTGGCGCGCCGGGGTCCCGACTGCGCACTGCCTCGAGAATCGCTCCGGCGACGCCGCTACGATCCTCATCGTCGGCACGAGAGCCACGGAAGAAACAGTGCACTACCCGGACCATGGCGCTGTACTGCACCGAACCGCGGCCGGCATCCGGCTGACGACACCGGAGGGTGCGCCCTTCGAACGGAAGCGCTAG
- a CDS encoding glutathione S-transferase family protein: protein MITLYTFGPAFGLPDMSPFVMKAEMLLKLAGLVYGTDTTGFSKAPKGKLPYIDDDGAVVADSTFIRRHIEQKYGIDFDRGLDAEQRAIAWAFERMFEDHVYWAFLHARWVDDENFNRGPRVFFQRLPMPMRLIVPRVARRQMKAQVMGQGIGRHSDAEIVELGTRSLDAAAAFLGEKTYMMGEEPGGLDATAFAFLTHALCPVFETPLRTGAERHDNVKAYVGRMAERYFPDYPEMREWAA from the coding sequence ATGATCACCCTGTACACATTCGGTCCGGCCTTTGGCCTGCCCGACATGAGTCCCTTCGTCATGAAGGCCGAAATGCTGCTCAAGTTGGCCGGCCTCGTCTACGGCACCGATACGACCGGGTTCAGCAAGGCCCCCAAGGGCAAACTTCCCTATATCGACGACGATGGCGCGGTCGTCGCCGATTCCACGTTCATCCGGCGTCACATTGAGCAGAAGTACGGGATCGATTTCGATCGTGGCTTGGATGCCGAACAGCGCGCGATCGCGTGGGCCTTCGAGCGGATGTTCGAAGATCACGTCTACTGGGCCTTCCTGCATGCACGATGGGTGGACGACGAGAATTTCAATCGCGGGCCCCGCGTATTTTTTCAACGTCTGCCGATGCCCATGCGCCTCATCGTGCCTCGCGTTGCGCGGCGCCAGATGAAGGCACAGGTCATGGGGCAGGGCATCGGCCGTCACTCCGACGCGGAAATTGTCGAGCTAGGGACGCGCTCGCTTGATGCAGCCGCGGCGTTCCTTGGCGAAAAGACCTACATGATGGGCGAGGAGCCCGGCGGGCTGGACGCTACTGCATTCGCCTTTCTCACCCACGCACTGTGCCCGGTCTTCGAGACACCGCTGCGGACGGGCGCCGAGCGTCACGACAATGTCAAAGCCTATGTCGGTCGTATGGCCGAACGCTACTTTCCGGACTATCCCGAAATGCGTGAGTGGGCGGCATAG
- a CDS encoding MFS transporter has product MDQTVIAEKVKDGDTRTVQDYIDETPFWADGTSVPDGPMSGMQWRIWWLSIAGKFFEGLVVFMTGVALPLLAKDWDLTAAQHGMVGASTLFGILIGASALGALSDYFGRKPMFIFEIGLFTLFLALIVVSPGFIWFIVCLFGLGLALGCDYPTAHVMISESTPSRIRGRLVLGAFGFQAAGALAGTAVGYFALSLDPDVGAWRWMYGAALIPALLVLIGRFYVTESPHWLAEMGQDQKAEHELNRLLQRHPPYPPQFNLPAAQAEAAARKESGYRALFKKKNRRALVLASVPWFLQDLGTYGIGIFTPTILAASLGHKREHAQNVADIVHNDLLAAKGAAMVDVLLLIGIAVAVLLSDKVGRIKLQVLGFIGCAAGLFIAAQSALFSDDDPLKLVLIFAGFMLFNFMTNLGPNAQTYLIAGEVFPTKARAKGAGLAASFAKVGACTTAFLFPILLADIGTQALLYILVGTSLLGALVTWLFRIETKGVTLDTVGVELR; this is encoded by the coding sequence ATGGATCAGACCGTTATTGCGGAGAAGGTCAAGGACGGCGACACGCGCACCGTCCAGGACTACATCGACGAGACGCCATTCTGGGCAGACGGCACATCCGTCCCGGACGGCCCGATGAGCGGCATGCAGTGGCGGATCTGGTGGCTGTCCATTGCCGGCAAGTTTTTCGAAGGCCTGGTCGTCTTCATGACTGGGGTCGCGCTTCCCCTGCTCGCCAAGGACTGGGACCTGACAGCGGCCCAGCACGGCATGGTCGGGGCGTCGACGCTGTTCGGCATTCTCATTGGTGCGAGCGCGCTCGGCGCTCTCTCCGACTATTTCGGCCGCAAGCCGATGTTCATCTTCGAGATCGGCCTCTTCACGCTGTTTCTCGCGCTGATCGTCGTATCGCCCGGCTTCATCTGGTTCATCGTCTGCCTGTTCGGTCTCGGTCTCGCGCTTGGCTGCGACTACCCGACTGCTCATGTGATGATCTCGGAGAGCACGCCCTCGCGCATCCGCGGAAGACTTGTGCTCGGCGCGTTCGGGTTCCAAGCGGCAGGCGCTCTGGCGGGCACGGCAGTTGGCTATTTCGCGTTGAGCCTCGACCCGGACGTTGGCGCGTGGCGCTGGATGTACGGCGCGGCGCTCATTCCGGCGCTGCTCGTTTTGATCGGCCGCTTCTACGTCACCGAGAGCCCCCACTGGCTTGCGGAGATGGGACAGGACCAAAAGGCCGAGCACGAGCTCAATCGGCTGCTTCAGCGCCATCCGCCCTATCCGCCCCAGTTCAACTTACCGGCCGCGCAAGCGGAGGCGGCCGCCAGGAAGGAATCCGGATATCGCGCCTTGTTCAAGAAGAAGAACAGGCGGGCGCTCGTGCTCGCGTCGGTGCCATGGTTTCTGCAGGACCTCGGCACCTACGGCATCGGCATCTTCACGCCGACCATTCTTGCCGCCTCCTTGGGACACAAGCGCGAGCACGCGCAGAACGTCGCCGATATCGTGCACAACGATCTTCTTGCGGCGAAGGGCGCGGCGATGGTCGACGTCCTGCTTCTTATCGGTATCGCCGTTGCCGTGCTGCTGTCCGACAAAGTCGGACGGATCAAGCTTCAGGTTCTCGGCTTTATAGGGTGCGCCGCCGGTCTTTTCATCGCGGCACAGTCGGCCTTGTTCTCGGACGACGACCCGTTGAAACTGGTCCTGATCTTCGCCGGCTTCATGCTGTTCAACTTCATGACCAATCTCGGGCCGAATGCGCAGACCTATCTGATCGCGGGCGAAGTCTTCCCGACCAAGGCTAGAGCGAAGGGCGCAGGGCTGGCCGCGTCCTTCGCCAAAGTCGGTGCCTGTACCACGGCCTTTCTCTTCCCGATCCTGCTCGCCGATATCGGCACACAGGCGCTCCTCTACATTCTCGTCGGAACCTCGCTGCTCGGTGCGCTGGTCACCTGGCTATTCCGCATTGAGACCAAGGGCGTGACGCTCGACACCGTCGGTGTCGAGCTTCGTTAG